Part of the Candidatus Ozemobacteraceae bacterium genome is shown below.
CGGCCTATAACGAGGAAAAGCTGCTGCCGGCCTGCCTGGCGGCGGTGAACGCGGCCATGGCCGGGGTGCCGTGGCCCGGCGAGGTCATCGTTGTGGACAACAACTCCCGCGACAGGACCTCCGAGGTCGCCCGCGAACGCGGCGCGCGCGTCGTCTTCGAGCCCGTCAACCAGATCTCTCGCGCGCGAAACGCCGGGGCCCGGGCGGCGCGCGGCCGGTATCTCCTCTTCATCGACGCCGACACGTTCGTGAGCGGACCTCTGCTCGCCGCGGCCCTCGACGCCATGCACGAGAAGGGCTGGAGCGGCGGCGGCGCCATGGTCACGTTCGACAGGCCGATGAACCTTTTCTACAGGAAGCTTCTCGAATTGTGGTCGGCGATTTCCCGCAGTTTCTCGCTTGCGGCCGGCTGCTTTCTCTTTTGCCGCGCCGATGCCTTCGCCGATACGGGCGGTTTTTCAGAAAAAGTGTATGCAAGTGAGGAAATCTGGTTTTCACGACGGCTCGTTCGCTGGGGAAAACAGCATCGGATGCCTTTCCGGATCATCTCCTCTCCGAACATCGAGACATCCGGCCGCAAGATGGAGAGCCTTCCGAGAATGCTTCTCGTTCTGCTCACCTTCATTCTGTGCCCGTTCGCGCCCAGGTTCAGGGCGACCAGCTGGTTCTGGTACCACCGCCAGGATTCCTGAATTCCGAGGGGAATGAGCCGGGGCGGTCATTCCGCCGACATCGCTGATTTTGAGGTTGCGAAAAGAATTCCCCTGCCTGAAAAAATATCCGTTAAGAAATTCATGCTTCGTGCCGATGAGGCCGAGGTGACTCAGTGTGTCCGGCGAACCGGACAGCAAGGAGCGAGGCATGAGCAGAAACACCGCGATATTGGCCCTGGCTGCGTC
Proteins encoded:
- a CDS encoding glycosyltransferase — its product is MTPLYSVIVPAYNEEKLLPACLAAVNAAMAGVPWPGEVIVVDNNSRDRTSEVARERGARVVFEPVNQISRARNAGARAARGRYLLFIDADTFVSGPLLAAALDAMHEKGWSGGGAMVTFDRPMNLFYRKLLELWSAISRSFSLAAGCFLFCRADAFADTGGFSEKVYASEEIWFSRRLVRWGKQHRMPFRIISSPNIETSGRKMESLPRMLLVLLTFILCPFAPRFRATSWFWYHRQDS